The following proteins are encoded in a genomic region of Bacteroidota bacterium:
- the infB gene encoding translation initiation factor IF-2: protein MAETEKTIRLSKVKSEFNVSLERIFEYLEDQGFQVERNPNGKISDEMYKSLQDEFAIDREEKEEAKMVGLSTKTRKETISLQDDSRNKKPSEREQEEILIKETTPSAKTTPAPTPAVKKEEKPQPVEIPAVEPAAEVKTETPEPEVKQPVVETPEPVVTPVAEVTPEPEVKETKPETGIGLKIISKIDLGDTKPKNRGKEKEKEKENKKQAPAADKQQPKKETPKTPAVTPQQEKPQPKTETPPPVVETPVAKPEETAPPEPPKPEEEVLFRRTVEKLEGPKIMGRIELPVKEDKKKPVASSSAAFEAEKKKKRKRINKDGSPAGNNQQGGGNNQNRGGGNNQNRGGNQGQGGNNQNRGGNNQNKGGNNQNRNQRDQPKAELTEEEIQAQIKETLARLSGQGKSKASKYRRDKREIVSQRMQDQLDRAEAEKSVLKVTEFVTANQLATMMDVPVTKIISTCMTLGLFVSINQRLDAETITILAEEMGYKVEFVSVEVQEAIKEEEDTPDQLVSRPPIVTVMGHVDHGKTSLLDYIRKANVIAGEAGGITQHIGAYSVTLENGKHITFLDTPGHEAFTAMRARGAQVTDVAIIVVAADDSVMPQTVEAINHAQAAGVPIVFAINKIDKPGANPDKIREALAAMNILVEEWGGKYQCQEISAKKGLNIDVLLEKVLLEAEILDLKANPNKRALGTIIESTLDKGRGYTATMLVENGTLHVGDVILAGCYSGRVKAMHNERGGVVETVGPATPVQILGLNGAPQAGDKFNVMVDEREARDIATRRLQLQREQSIRTQKHITIEEIGRRIALGDFKELNIIIKGDVDGSIEALADSLLKLSTEKIQIRIVHKGVGAISESDVLLASASNAIIIGFQVRPTANAKKLAETEQIDIRLYSIIYKAIDEIKAAMLGMLAPEFEEKVVCNIEIREVFRISKVGTIAGCYVLDGKVNRNTKVRVIRDGIVLHEGSLGSLKRFKDDVKEVNAGYECGLNIDKFDNIEVGDLIEGFEMVEIKRKL from the coding sequence ATGGCAGAAACCGAAAAAACTATCCGTCTCAGCAAAGTCAAGAGCGAATTTAATGTTTCGCTCGAACGGATCTTTGAATACCTCGAAGATCAGGGATTTCAAGTTGAGCGTAATCCGAACGGCAAAATATCCGATGAGATGTACAAATCTCTTCAGGATGAATTTGCCATTGACCGCGAGGAAAAAGAAGAAGCCAAGATGGTTGGCCTTAGCACCAAAACACGCAAGGAAACCATTTCGCTCCAGGACGACTCGCGCAATAAAAAGCCGAGCGAGCGTGAACAGGAAGAAATCCTGATCAAAGAAACCACACCCTCGGCCAAGACCACACCTGCCCCTACTCCGGCAGTTAAGAAAGAAGAAAAACCACAGCCTGTGGAAATTCCCGCTGTGGAGCCCGCCGCTGAGGTGAAAACCGAAACTCCCGAGCCCGAAGTAAAACAACCCGTGGTTGAAACACCCGAGCCTGTGGTTACTCCGGTAGCCGAAGTAACTCCGGAGCCGGAAGTGAAAGAAACAAAACCCGAAACGGGCATTGGTCTGAAGATCATTTCTAAAATTGATCTCGGCGACACAAAACCCAAAAACCGCGGTAAGGAGAAGGAAAAAGAAAAGGAGAATAAAAAACAGGCGCCCGCTGCCGATAAGCAGCAACCCAAAAAGGAAACGCCCAAAACTCCCGCAGTTACTCCCCAGCAGGAGAAACCCCAGCCCAAAACCGAAACGCCTCCTCCGGTAGTAGAAACTCCGGTAGCCAAACCCGAAGAAACAGCCCCCCCCGAACCCCCAAAACCCGAAGAAGAAGTACTCTTCCGCCGCACTGTAGAAAAACTCGAAGGCCCAAAAATCATGGGTCGCATCGAGCTGCCGGTGAAAGAAGACAAGAAAAAACCGGTTGCCTCCTCGTCGGCTGCGTTTGAAGCCGAAAAGAAGAAAAAGCGCAAACGCATTAATAAAGACGGCTCACCTGCCGGAAACAACCAGCAGGGTGGCGGAAACAACCAGAACCGTGGCGGCGGAAACAACCAGAACCGCGGCGGAAATCAGGGTCAGGGCGGAAATAACCAGAACCGCGGCGGAAATAATCAGAACAAAGGCGGCAATAACCAAAACCGCAACCAGCGCGATCAGCCCAAAGCTGAACTCACTGAAGAAGAAATCCAGGCACAGATTAAAGAAACACTTGCCCGCCTCAGCGGACAAGGTAAATCGAAAGCCTCGAAATATCGCCGCGACAAACGCGAGATTGTGAGCCAGCGTATGCAGGACCAGCTCGATCGCGCCGAAGCCGAAAAGAGCGTACTCAAGGTTACCGAGTTTGTAACCGCCAACCAGCTGGCTACCATGATGGACGTACCTGTGACGAAAATCATCTCCACCTGTATGACGCTCGGCCTGTTTGTGTCGATCAACCAGCGCCTCGATGCCGAAACAATTACCATCCTGGCCGAAGAAATGGGCTACAAGGTGGAGTTTGTGAGCGTGGAAGTGCAGGAAGCCATCAAGGAAGAAGAAGATACGCCCGATCAGCTTGTGTCACGTCCGCCCATTGTTACAGTAATGGGTCACGTTGACCACGGTAAAACCTCGCTGCTCGACTATATCCGCAAAGCCAACGTTATTGCGGGCGAGGCCGGTGGTATTACCCAGCATATCGGTGCCTACAGCGTAACACTCGAAAACGGCAAGCACATCACCTTCCTCGATACGCCGGGTCACGAAGCGTTTACCGCCATGCGTGCCCGTGGTGCGCAGGTAACCGACGTAGCCATTATTGTGGTTGCGGCCGACGACAGCGTGATGCCCCAAACTGTGGAAGCCATTAACCACGCACAGGCTGCCGGCGTTCCCATTGTGTTCGCCATCAACAAAATTGACAAGCCGGGTGCAAACCCCGACAAAATCCGCGAAGCACTGGCCGCCATGAATATTCTGGTGGAAGAGTGGGGCGGTAAATACCAGTGTCAGGAAATTTCGGCCAAGAAAGGCCTGAACATTGATGTGCTGCTTGAGAAAGTATTGCTCGAAGCCGAAATTCTCGACCTCAAAGCCAATCCGAACAAGCGCGCACTGGGAACGATTATCGAATCAACCCTCGACAAAGGCCGTGGTTACACAGCTACCATGCTGGTTGAAAACGGTACACTGCATGTGGGCGATGTAATTCTGGCCGGCTGCTACAGCGGCCGCGTAAAAGCCATGCACAACGAGCGCGGCGGCGTAGTAGAAACCGTTGGCCCGGCTACTCCGGTGCAGATTCTCGGTTTAAACGGCGCTCCGCAGGCCGGCGATAAGTTTAACGTAATGGTTGATGAACGCGAAGCCCGCGACATTGCCACACGCCGCCTCCAGCTCCAGCGCGAACAGTCGATCCGCACACAGAAGCACATCACCATCGAAGAAATCGGACGCCGTATCGCGCTCGGCGACTTCAAAGAACTCAACATCATCATTAAAGGTGACGTGGATGGTTCTATCGAAGCGCTGGCCGACTCGCTGCTCAAGCTTTCGACCGAGAAGATTCAGATCCGCATTGTACACAAAGGCGTGGGTGCCATCAGCGAAAGCGATGTGCTGCTCGCCTCTGCGTCAAACGCCATTATCATCGGCTTCCAGGTACGCCCCACGGCCAACGCCAAGAAGCTGGCCGAAACCGAGCAGATCGACATCCGCCTCTACTCGATTATTTACAAAGCCATCGACGAAATCAAGGCGGCCATGCTTGGCATGCTTGCCCCGGAATTCGAAGAGAAAGTGGTATGCAACATCGAAATCCGCGAAGTATTCCGCATCTCGAAAGTGGGCACCATCGCAGGCTGCTATGTACTCGACGGCAAAGTAAACCGCAACACCAAAGTGCGTGTCATCCGCGATGGCATTGTACTGCACGAAGGTTCACTCGGCTCACTCAAACGCTTCAAAGACGACGTGAAAGAAGTGAACGCCGGCTACGAATGCGGTCTCAACATTGATAAGTTCGACAACATCGAAGTGGGCGACCTCATCGAAGGTTTCGAAATGGTGGAAATCAAGCGCAAGCTGTAA
- the nusA gene encoding transcription termination/antitermination protein NusA, protein MENINLIESFSEFKDTKNIDRATLMSIIEDVFRSMIRKRYVSDENFDIIVNPERGDLEIWRNREIVDDEFAEDSFDYDENKHISLTDARKIEPDFEIGEQVTDRIMLEDFGRRAVLAIRQNLVSRVLDLEKDELYKKYKERVGDVITGEVYQVWKKETLVLDDEGNELILPKNEQIPGDFFKKGDAVRAVVSKVDMRNNTPVIILSRTSPVFLEKLFENEVPEIYDGLITIKKIVREPGERAKVAVESYDDRIDPVGACVGMKGSRIHGIVRELRNENIDVINYTSNNDLFIRRALNPAKITTVKLDEENKRAEVYLKPDQVSLAIGKGGHNIRLAGRLTGYEIDVYRDTDEDVEDVKLDEFSDEIEQWIIDEFKSIGCDTAKSVLELNDEELVKRTDLEEETVREVKRILRSEFE, encoded by the coding sequence ATGGAAAACATCAATCTCATCGAATCCTTTTCAGAATTTAAGGATACGAAGAACATAGACCGGGCCACGCTCATGAGCATCATCGAAGATGTGTTTCGCAGCATGATCCGTAAACGCTACGTAAGCGATGAAAACTTCGACATTATCGTAAACCCCGAACGCGGTGACCTTGAGATATGGCGTAACCGCGAAATTGTGGACGATGAGTTTGCCGAAGACAGCTTCGATTACGACGAGAACAAGCACATCAGTCTTACCGATGCGCGTAAGATTGAGCCCGACTTCGAAATCGGCGAGCAGGTTACAGACCGTATCATGCTCGAAGATTTTGGCCGCCGCGCCGTACTGGCTATCCGCCAGAACCTCGTATCACGCGTGCTTGATCTGGAGAAAGATGAACTCTACAAAAAGTACAAGGAGCGTGTGGGCGATGTAATTACCGGTGAAGTGTATCAGGTGTGGAAAAAAGAAACGCTTGTGCTTGACGACGAAGGCAACGAACTCATTCTGCCCAAAAACGAACAAATCCCCGGCGATTTCTTCAAGAAAGGCGATGCCGTGCGTGCTGTAGTTTCTAAAGTGGATATGCGCAACAACACGCCCGTAATTATCCTCTCGCGCACCTCACCCGTGTTCCTCGAAAAACTCTTCGAAAACGAAGTGCCCGAAATTTACGACGGCCTCATCACCATCAAGAAAATTGTTCGCGAACCCGGCGAACGCGCCAAAGTAGCCGTAGAATCATACGACGACCGTATTGACCCGGTAGGCGCCTGCGTGGGTATGAAAGGCTCGCGTATTCATGGCATCGTGCGCGAACTGCGCAACGAAAATATCGACGTAATTAACTATACCTCCAACAACGACCTGTTCATCCGCCGCGCCCTCAATCCGGCCAAAATCACTACCGTGAAACTGGACGAGGAAAACAAACGCGCCGAAGTTTACCTCAAACCCGACCAGGTATCGCTGGCAATTGGCAAAGGCGGCCACAATATCCGCCTCGCCGGCCGCTTAACCGGCTATGAAATAGACGTGTACCGCGATACCGACGAAGATGTGGAAGACGTAAAACTCGACGAATTCAGCGACGAAATCGAACAGTGGATCATTGACGAGTTCAAGTCGATTGGCTGCGACACCGCCAAATCAGTACTCGAACTTAACGATGAGGAATTAGTGAAACGCACTGATCTTGAGGAAGAAACAGTACGCGAAGTGAAGCGCATCCTGCGCTCTGAGTTTGAATAA
- the rimP gene encoding ribosome assembly cofactor RimP, translating into MITPQYIADLASAKLADSGSYLVDVSVAPGNRIVVTIDNEQGLGIADCVAMSRWIENQLDREAEDFSLDVTSPGLDQPFKVFRQYVKNIGREVEVKQTDGKKLGGILVSAAEGEGIVIEEKKREKVEGKKSKQNVTYRHEVPFASIKETKIVIKF; encoded by the coding sequence ATGATTACACCTCAATATATAGCCGATCTGGCCTCAGCCAAGCTTGCCGACAGTGGCAGCTATCTGGTTGATGTGTCTGTGGCTCCCGGCAACCGCATCGTTGTTACAATTGACAATGAGCAAGGACTGGGTATTGCCGATTGTGTGGCCATGAGCCGCTGGATTGAAAACCAGCTTGACCGTGAAGCGGAAGACTTTTCGCTTGATGTAACTTCGCCTGGGCTCGACCAGCCGTTTAAAGTATTTCGCCAGTATGTAAAAAACATTGGCCGCGAGGTGGAAGTAAAACAAACCGACGGCAAAAAACTGGGCGGCATACTCGTTAGTGCTGCCGAAGGAGAAGGTATTGTGATTGAAGAGAAGAAACGCGAAAAAGTAGAAGGCAAAAAATCAAAACAAAACGTGACCTACCGCCACGAGGTTCCGTTTGCCAGCATAAAAGAAACCAAAATCGTAATCAAATTCTAA